The genomic segment TGATATGGTGGCTTTGTACTGATAAAAAGACGCAGCAGCAATTACAAGCAGGGGTACAAGGGTTAAAACACACCCGATAATTAATAATCTATTGCGGAGTTTCATTTTTTTAAACATATATTCTTCCTCCTCCTTTTTTTATTAAATCTTTAATTTAAATTTTATTTTTCTTTTGGCTGTAATCTTAGTTTAAAAGCGAAATAAGTCAATTGGTGTCAGGATGTATTTTGAGGTAGGAATATCCTACTGAAAAGCTGTTTTTTAAATTATTCATGAAAAAAATCGTTCGTAAAAACACAACAGTTTTCAGGGGACTTTTTCCTGATTTTTCAAAGTAGGATATTTCTACCAAAATATACTCTGTTTCTCCCATTGATTTATATTATGGTTTTATGAAACATAACAAAGCATGAAAAAAAAACTAAGAATATACTTTTTACCTTTTATGGCATTTATTGTTCTCTTGCTGATATGGGCAGCAGCAGCCCATTTCAGCGATTGGAATGCCCATATTTTTCCAGGTCCTCTGCAGGTGGCAAAAAGTATGTGGGAACTTACATCTGACGGCACTCTTCTTAAACATGCTGCTGCAAGCCTTTTCAGGGTAACACTGGGTTTTTATCTTGCAATTATACTTGGGATTCCTTTGGGTATATTCATGGGAAGATGGGAAACTGCCAGGATTATTTTAAATCCTCTTATCCAGTTTTTAAGACCCATATCACCTCTGGCATGGATTCCAATATCTATGCTTTTGTTCGGCATTGGCGATATTCCGGCAGTTTTTCTTATTTTTCTGGCAAGTTTTTTTCCTTTAACAGTTTCAACTGCTGCGGCTGTCATTGCTATTAATCCTGTTTATTTTCATGTGGCTGCCAATTTTAATTTTTCAAAGTATGAGGTTGTGAGTAAAATAATTATTCCTGCAATGCTGCCTGCTGCAATTACAGCTCTCCGCATTACAATTACCATTGCCTGGCTGGTGGTGGTAGCTGCTGAAATGCTGGCAGTTACATCTGGTCTGGGCTATCTTATTCTTGACTCACGCAATGCTCTTCGCATGGATTATGTCATGGACGGAATGATTGTAATTGGATTAATCGGTTTGTTACTTGACTTTGTTATGATGCAGCTCAGTAAAATCAAGTCGGTTTTCTGGGGAACCCTTTCAAAATAAACGGAAATTATGGGAGATATTATTATACGAAACCTGGCAAAGGAATATGTCAACCACAGGATCCTGCCCAGGGTTAAATTAAATAAAGGGGCTGCCTCAGGCGACAGGGTTCTGGTTCTTGACAGTATTGACCTTGATTTTAAAGACGGGGAACTGGTCTGTCTTCTTGGGCCTTCGGGCTGCGGCAAGTCAACTCTGCTTCGCATTCTTGCCGGTTTTGAATTTTATTCAGGCTTTATTTCAATAGATGGAAAACAGGTACAGGGTCCGAGTCCAGACCATATCTTTGTTTTTCAGCACAATGCCCTGCTGCCCTGGATGACTGTAAGGGAAAATGTATCCCTGGGAATCCGGCATCTTAAAAAAAAACAAAGAAATGCAAGAATCAGGGAATATATTGAAATGGTTGAACTTGAAGGTTTTGAAGATCATTATCCCCACCATCTTTCAGGGGGAATGCTTCGCAGGGCAGAACTGGCACGCGCCCTTGTAGTAAATCCTGAAACCCTGTTTATGGATGAACCCTTTACAGGGCTTGATTTTCTTGCCCATATGAAGATGCGTGAAGAGGTTGTCAATATGCACGAATTTATAGGAAAAACCATTATAATGGTTACCCATGATATTGATGATGCCCTGATAATGGGAGACCGGATAGTTATCCTGAGCGGAAGACCGGCACATGTCAAGCTGACCCAAAAACTTGATTTTTCAAGACCCCGTGATTTTAGAAATCAGCCAGAATTAAACAAACTCAGGAACGAAATTTTTTTAATGCTTGGAGTCAATTATGCAGTTTAAAAATATTATCCCTGGAAAATTTTATCTTTCCCTGCCCTGGCGTATTTTCGGGGGTGCAGCAGGATGGCTTGTCCTGATTTCCTGTCTTCATTATTATTTGAACTATGAACACGGCAGTCACAGGATTATACGCATGGGTTATATGCCGGTAATAACCAACCTGGCTGCTCCGCTTCTGGATTATGCAACAAAAAATTCTGAACATATCAGGTTTAAGGCAATAAAATTTGCATCTTTTGCCGAGATAGGGGAAGCCCTGCGAAATGACGATATTCAGGCAGCCTTTATTATTGCGCCTCTTGCCATTGTACTCAGGCAGCAGGGTGAAGATGTAAAAATTGTTTATATAGGAAACCGCCATGAAAGTACCCTGGTTGCCGGGAAAGATTTAAATATTAAAACATTAAAAGACCTTGCCGGTAAAACTATTGCTGTACCCATGCGGTATTCAGGACATAATCTAAGCATTCTCAGGCTGCTTGAAAAAACATATTTTAAAGATCGGGTTCGCATAGTGGAAATGAACCCTCCTGACATGGCTTCAGCACTGACATCAGGTTCTTTGGACGCATATTGTGTAGGAGAGCCTTTTGCTGCCCAGACCTTAAAAAGCAAAGATGCATCCCTGGTTCATTATGTGGAAGATGTATGGCCCGGGTTTATCTGCAACCTGATGATAGTTAAGCAGTCATTTATGGAAAAAGAGCCTGATATATTACAAATAATGGTTCAAGGTGCAGTACGTTCAGGGCTGTGGGCAGAAAAAAATATCCAGCAGGCATCAGAGATAGCTTCCCAATACTGGAACCAGCCTTTTGACCTTGTTCAATATGCCCTCACAAACCCCGGGAAACGGATATGTTTTGACAGGTTTATACCCAGGTACAGGGAAATTCAAGAGATAGCAGATTTGATGAAGCATTTTGGTCTTTCAAAAACCAGTGATATAAATGGGCTGATTGAAAGCCGGTTTGCAGAACAGGCTGATCTGGAAAATATCTTTAGTATAGAAACTATTATAAAATCAAATAATTAAAAAATATTTTTATATGTGAGGAGTATTAAATTGATGGGACAAAGTGAAGAAAAAGTCCTCATAGTT from the Desulfonema limicola genome contains:
- a CDS encoding ABC transporter ATP-binding protein, which encodes MGDIIIRNLAKEYVNHRILPRVKLNKGAASGDRVLVLDSIDLDFKDGELVCLLGPSGCGKSTLLRILAGFEFYSGFISIDGKQVQGPSPDHIFVFQHNALLPWMTVRENVSLGIRHLKKKQRNARIREYIEMVELEGFEDHYPHHLSGGMLRRAELARALVVNPETLFMDEPFTGLDFLAHMKMREEVVNMHEFIGKTIIMVTHDIDDALIMGDRIVILSGRPAHVKLTQKLDFSRPRDFRNQPELNKLRNEIFLMLGVNYAV
- a CDS encoding ABC transporter permease, with amino-acid sequence MKKKLRIYFLPFMAFIVLLLIWAAAAHFSDWNAHIFPGPLQVAKSMWELTSDGTLLKHAAASLFRVTLGFYLAIILGIPLGIFMGRWETARIILNPLIQFLRPISPLAWIPISMLLFGIGDIPAVFLIFLASFFPLTVSTAAAVIAINPVYFHVAANFNFSKYEVVSKIIIPAMLPAAITALRITITIAWLVVVAAEMLAVTSGLGYLILDSRNALRMDYVMDGMIVIGLIGLLLDFVMMQLSKIKSVFWGTLSK
- a CDS encoding ABC transporter substrate-binding protein, which translates into the protein MQFKNIIPGKFYLSLPWRIFGGAAGWLVLISCLHYYLNYEHGSHRIIRMGYMPVITNLAAPLLDYATKNSEHIRFKAIKFASFAEIGEALRNDDIQAAFIIAPLAIVLRQQGEDVKIVYIGNRHESTLVAGKDLNIKTLKDLAGKTIAVPMRYSGHNLSILRLLEKTYFKDRVRIVEMNPPDMASALTSGSLDAYCVGEPFAAQTLKSKDASLVHYVEDVWPGFICNLMIVKQSFMEKEPDILQIMVQGAVRSGLWAEKNIQQASEIASQYWNQPFDLVQYALTNPGKRICFDRFIPRYREIQEIADLMKHFGLSKTSDINGLIESRFAEQADLENIFSIETIIKSNN